Proteins encoded in a region of the Triticum dicoccoides isolate Atlit2015 ecotype Zavitan chromosome 3A, WEW_v2.0, whole genome shotgun sequence genome:
- the LOC119270305 gene encoding tetraspanin-18-like: MARGGRSEKSGGGCGRCCLGFLLKLLAFLQAFAALSAVLYAASILSRWARHHELHIHHLLPDLWFACAVMAAGLLYCAILLAGYVAAEVSSGCCLCFYTGLAMVMMLLEAAVAGRILLNEHWIQDLPHDRTGELENLVSFVNANLDLCKWAALATVATQALSLFLAMVLRAMVSPTSGDYDSDEDFVVIRRPLLIARGAPSYLPTTADPRGGHPNLWSSSMRQKYGLNSSGDYTYNTLGQNAVPPQ, translated from the exons atggcgcgcggcggccGCTCCGAGAAGAGCGGCGGCGGGTGCGGGCGGTGCTGCCTGGGGTTCCTGCTCAAGCTCCTCGCCTTCCTGCAGGCCTTCGCCGCCCTCTCCGCCGTCCTCTACGCCGCCTCCATCCTCTCCCGGTGGGCGCGCCACCATGAGCTCCACATCCACCACCTCCTCCCAGACCTATG GTTCGCGTGCGCCGtcatggccgccggcctcctctacTGCGCCATCCTCCTCGCGGGCTACGTCGCCGCCGAGGTCAGCAGCGGGTGCTGCCTCTGCTTC TACACCGGCTTGGCAATGGTGATGATGCTGCTCGAGGCCGCCGTGGCCGGACGCATCCTCCTCAACGAGCACTGGATCCAG GATCTGCCGCATGACCGCACCGGAGAGCTTGAGAACCTCGTCTCCTTTGTCAATGCCAACCTCGACCTCTGCAAATGGGCTGCTCTCGCTACCGTTGCCACTCAG GCACTCTCGCTTTTCTTGGCGATGGTTCTACGAGCCATGGTTTCACCCACGAGTGGCGACTATGACAGTGATGAAGATTTTGTGGTCATAAGGAGGCCGCTGCTTATTGCCCGAGGAGCTCCATCCTATCTCCCTACCACCGCCGACCCCAGGGGTGGTCATCCGAACTTATGGAGCTCATCAATGAGGCAGAAG TATGGACTGAACTCCTCGGGGGACTACACCTACAACACACTGGGTCAAAATGCAGTGCCACCGCAGTGA